One Papio anubis isolate 15944 chromosome 18, Panubis1.0, whole genome shotgun sequence genomic window, tagagacgaggtttcaccgtgttagttagccaggatggtcccgatctcctgacctcgtgatctacccgcctcagcctcccaaagtgctgggattacaggcgtgagccaccgcgcccggcctattttctattttctgcctaatttttaaattagatgttTCTGAGACAATGCTCAGGCAAAGTGGATTTGAGCCGACATCTGAGTAGGTGTCAGGATGGCATGAGCTGACATATCATGGCGGCCGGGAGCTCTTAggtcagacctgggttcaaatcctggctccaggATTTCCTAAGCTAATCCTCAACCTCTCTGGacttgtttccttatctgtaaaattgggataatcATTGAGCCTGCCAACTAGAGCTGTTTGGAGATGTAAATGACAGTGGCTGGACGGTGCTTAGCATATTGGTTGGCCCTAAATAgatacctatttttattttaaattattatattttattataaagagcTTTCAGAGGCAAGAAGTCCAGAAGGCTAATTCAGGCTCTGCTATTCtctgggtgactttgggcaaatcccttttcctctctaaaacggtttctccatctgtaaactGTGTGATTTGGGCAGCTAAAGGGATAGATTTGGGCTTAGAACaaggaggtgtttttttttttgttttttttttctgagacagggtcttcctctgtcatccaagctggagtgcaatggcacgatctcagctcactgcaacctccgtgtcccgggttgaagcaattctaccaactcagcctcctaagtagctgagattacaggcgccctgccacacctggctaatttttttattttttggtagagatgaggtttcaccatgttggccaggctggtcttgaactcctgacctcaagcgatccacccgcctcagtctcccaaagtgctgggattacagtcgtgagccatcATACTTGGTGCAGGGTGTTTCTAACAAATATCAGGCTGCATGTGAGGTAGAGAGCTCCCCATCATTTCCAGTGTATTATGTAGGCTCCTAGAGCAGGAAGGAATCTAAAATGGCCAAGCCTCTCAAGTGTGAAATCAGGGCACCTACTCAGAGACACAAAGTGATACAGACATAGGAGCTTCAGGTTCCCAGTCTGCCCATCTAAGGCCCACACCATCACTCTGCCTGCCTGGTATGTGAAGTGCAGATCACTAGAGagagcctgggtgatggagacaCTGTCTGGATTCCCCTATAGGTCTGTtgctaactagctgtgtgaccttggcaaagtGTATCAGCCACTGTCGGTGTCCTGTCCACGTCTCCTTGCTGTGCCAGAATCTCTTAACACCTCCAACTCTcagttcaataatttttttttttttttttttttctggagtagctggaagtGCTGGAGAATTAACACTCCTAGAAGCAGCTCTCAGCCAAACACAGATGGGAGCTGGTGGACAAATACCCCAGCTCCCACCCCTTTGCAGGCATAACTGGGCATGTGCCGTGCATGGTCTTCCAGAGATCCCCGGCAGGTGTCAGTTGCCCATGCTGGTAATCTGTTGGATAACTCACCCTTTTGTCAGAGGTTTATTTAAACcggagcaactccatcttgaataggggctgggtaaaatgaggctgagacctactaggCTGCAttcctgggaggttaaggcattcttagtcatagaatgagataggaggtcatCACAGATACagatcataaagaccttgctgataaaacaggttgcagtaaagaagtcaGCTctaacccaccaaaaccaagatggcaacaagagcgacctctggtcatcctcactgctacactcccagcagcgccatgacagtttacaaatgccatggcaacatcaggaattTACCTtacatggtctaaaaaggggaggcatgaataatccaccccttgtttggAATATAATTAAGagataaccataaaaataggcaGCCAGTaaccctcggggctgctctgtctatggagtagccattcttttattcctttactttcctcataaacttgctttcactgaCTCCATGGACTCGCCCTGAAATCTTTCTTGCGTGAGAcccaagaaccctcttttggggtctgCATCTGGACTCCTTTCAGGTAACACTTTCTTGGTTCGTGCCcttccctgcctcagtttcccactaCCTTTGCAGGGTTTCCTGGGATTACTTCCTAAATCAACTATTTGAATCCTTGTCTGGGGAACCCAAACACAGATGGCAAGTTTTTTAACCCCCTGCATCCTGGTTCCTCTGCATGGGTGAATTCCAGGAGTTATTAGAGACACGACACCCACAGCAGTGTCTGGCAGTATGTCTGgttaatacatacaaaataaagagacaaagaaactTTATTTATACAAAACTCCACCCCTTCTGTTCCACTCTCCTCAGCAAACACAGACAACAGGTGATGAAACTATCTTTAAAACACACAGATGAGCATTACTCAAGCCAAGGTCCCCGCCTTCCCTAGCACCTGAGGTCTGGGCCAACGTGCAGGGTAACCGGTGCCTTATGCCTGCTGCCTGGATTGCTCGGCCCACAGGGTAGCTGAGCATATTCATTCTGGGGGTCCCATGCATGCGAGGAGCCCCCAGCCATACAGCTGTGCATGGGTATTTGGCAGCAAATTGTCCCTGCTCTAGTCATCGCAATTTTTCATGTCCTCTGCTGCTCCCCTTAACCGAACACCCCTTGACAGCCGGGATTCTGCCTCTAGCATCAACCTAAGGAAGCTCTGTTCAATGAAAGAGCACCTCTAGGCAATGACCACCTTCCCTGAACTGCAATTTCTCATCGATTTCCCAAGGCCGCCCAAGTCATTCCCTTGATGACTGTGTTAGTTTCTAGGCTCAGCTTCTAGCTCAGTGAGACAGAGGCAGGTGGGCCTCTATGTGGGCCATGGTGATTTGGCGGGCAAAACATGCCCTGGGCAGGTACAACAGGGACAGTCTGCTACAGAAGTTGTGGATGGAGCAGCCAACAACTTGTTCACAAGTCGAGGTGCCCAAGGATCTCAGTTTTCCTGCAGGGGCCTGCCGTGGGGCACAGCGACCCAGTGCCCTCTCCTCTCATTGGATGTGGCGAGCCCAGCCCAATGCTGGGCGGAGGCCAGTCTCTGCAACCCAGCGTTAGGCCAATGTCAGTGGAACCTAACACCTTCATACCACATTTCTTCAAGTCTTTTGGAAATCTGCCAGCCTGGCTGCCTTCCAAGAGGTGGCATTTCCCAGGCATGGATAAGCCCTAGTCCTTATCTGCAGACCTCAGCAACAAGAGGGCACGCACCTAAGAGACCCTCATGCATGTGGGACCCACGGAGACAAAGTTCACGATCTGGGGAGTCTGGCTTGAGCTCTGAGCACTGCCAGGGGCAGGATGGAAGCACAATGAGGATTTACTCTTCTCTGAGATGCCCGAGGGTGCCAGGGAGGCCGGACGGAGGCTGGCCTCCAGTGGAACTCCACCTAGAGAGGGGTCTGGGGCCCTCAGGGGGGTTGTAGGGGGCGAGGACCTGTCTCcacagcagcagccacagcaggGACTGGCCACGACAGGGGCCTGGCCACCATCCTCCTGGCCATGACACTGCTTCAGGTGGCCGCACAGGTGGCAGGTGAGGGCTGAGTAGACGATGCCACTGCCCAGGCTGTCCCCAAGGGGGTCTGTGGCCTGCTCCGGGGGGAGTGGGGGCTTCTGCATGTCCTCTACTTTTTCCCCTGGTTCCAGACCCAGGTGCTCTGGGGAGCTGCTTGGGAGGTGTGAGCTCTGCGGGCTGTGAGGTGGCTCCCTGTCCAGTCCAAAGGTGAACAAGGGGACAGGGACTGGGGCAGGGTCCCCGGGGCAGCCAGGAGTGAGGTCTTGGAAAGGCTTATACCCCTCTTCCCCACTGCTAGCCCCAAATCCACATTCCCCCGGGGACACGGCACTGCTGGCAAGCAGGCTCGAGAAGGCCTTGTACCCAGCCTCTCCCGGGGGACCCAAGCCCGCCACCGCACTGGCCTGGATGCCACCCTGCTGCACCGCATGTACAAACTCCCGATAGCCACTGGTGGGGGCCGAGGCGGGGGCTGCAGCCGCCCCGTGCTGGAGGACATTCCGACGGAGGATCTGCTCCCAGGTTTCTGGCTCAGCTGGGGCCACAGTGGTTGGCTCAGAGAGCTGGGGGGCACAGGGCATCTCAGGGTCCACTTCCTCCAGATGTCTGGCCAGCAGCGGGTCTGGACCCAGCTCTCTGGGACATGGGGACTGGCTCAGGGAGTTGCTGAAGCTGCGGTAAGCAGGGTTGCTTGAGATGACGAGGGGCATCTCTGTGCAAGTCGGGTTGTCTGGGCTCTGCGTTGGGCTGGCAGGAGGACTCGGCTCCTGGTGGAGAGGCTGCTCCTTGCCCCAGGGAGGCACCTCCTTGGGCCCTGCACTTGGGAACTCATCCCAGGGCACGTGAGCACTCGTGCTTCCCAAAGGTGGAAGAAGGCACAACTCCCCCATGTCCTGCTGGCAAAAGCCCCCATTCTCCCCTCCGAGCAGGTCCAGGAACAGGCTCTCTGTTAGCCGGGCCACAAtaccctcccttccctcctggaAGTCATCCCTGTTGCTCTCAGATGATGCACAGaagctctctttttcttcctctacctcctcctcctccttacaCTCCACTGGAGCCTCAAACAACTCCACGCATCGCACCACGCTGATGCTCTCTGGCCAGAGGACTGTCTTGCTGATCTCCACCGGGCACCATGCTGATTTTCCGGAGCCCCGGAAAGGCAGATCTTTGACAGCCTTGTGGGGATCCTCATCCCTTTTCATGTTGTGCTCCAGAAAACAGGGCAAGAGCTTGGTAAGACAATTCTTCCAGTATCTGCAAAAGCAAAGTTTGGTCAGGGTTCAGTTTTGATACTTGAAAAACTCCTATTCATTCTTCAAAGCCCAGCCTGAAATCACCATGTCCTGATGGCCGTCTACTGCAGACATGCCTTTTAATGTTATAATCAGTAATTGATCAGTCTATATTGCTAGAATGGGAAATGAGGGTAGGGCCTGTGTCTTTGGGATTTCAGGAACCCAGCACATGTCCTGGCACCAAACACAAGCTCAGATCTGTTGAATAAGATAAAGTCTTTATGGATGATTATAATTAAAAGCAACACCATATCCCAAGCCATGACCAATTAGAATGGATATGGAAGCCAgatgcaggggctcacacctgtaatcccagcactttaggaggctgaggcgggaggatcacttgagctcaggagcttgagaacagcctgggcaacagagcccaggctgtctcaaacatctctacaaaaataaaaaaaaaaatgaaaaattagctgggcatgttggtatattactttagtcccagctactcaggagactgaggccagagaatcacttgagcccaggagtttgaggctgcagtgaatcactgcatccagcctgagggacagagcaagaccctgtgtcacaaaaaaaaaaaaaaaaaaaaaagatgcagtgtCCTAGGGTTGAAGAAGCATCCTGGACCCCGTTTAGTGTCTGGAGTGTGGAAAGGTCCAGCAGGCCCCAGGGAGGAAGCTAAGGAGGCCACAGTGGCGGGGCAACACAGCGAGAGCTGTctttacaaaaactttttttattattattattttttttgagactagagtctcattctgtcacccaggctggagtgcaatggcacaatctccactcactgcaacctccacctcccgggttcaagtgattctcatgcctcagcctcctgagtagctgcaattacaggcgaaaaccttttaaaatagccaggcgtggtaatgTACGTCTGTAGcatcagctactcgggaggctaaggagggaggatcacttgagcccaggagtttgaagctgcagtgagctatgactgcaccactgcacaccagcctgggcaacagagtgagatcctgtatattaaaaaaaaaaaagtgggggagtGTTCAGGATAGTGGCTATTTGCCAACAAGTATACAATTAGGTCAGGATTTTAACAACAGGCACGTCTGCTCTGATTGTTAACTATAACAGCACTCCCGAGGGGCTTCACCATGTACCTGACACACCAGTGAAACTCAGGGGGCTTGGCCAGCACTCCACGTTTCCAAAACACCCCTCCTCCTGCCGTCCCCTGAAGCCTAATGTCACAGGGCAATTACCGAATGCCgggggagagaaggcagacaTAGAGCTAGGGGCTTGCCTCTCCAACTCTATCACCTTCCCAATGCATGCAGGCTGTGATAGATACATACGGGCACTTGGCTGCTTCCTGGCCTCGGGATCGCTTCTCCCACTGTGACTCCTAAAATACAGAGACAGCCAATGAAAGAGCAGAGTGGCCTTGCAGCCTGGCCTGCAGTACAGCAATGCTCAGGAAGGGGCGCAAGCCTCAACATCACACAGGTCGGAAGTCCAACGGGTCACTTACgctttctgagcctcagattcctggGAATTAATGACATTGTCCTAATATTCACAGGGACTGTGGTCGATGGCAAAAGTGGCCACAGAGGAGTGCTCTGAATCTCCTCCCATCCCTTGAATCTACTCTGGCCCTGGGACTTGCTTGGACCCATAGAATGTGATGGAAGTGACATCGTGCCAGTTCTGTGCCTGGGCCTCAAGAAGCCTTGGGATTTCCCACCCTTGAAAACCGAGCCACTCTGTGAACAAGCCTGGGCCGGCCTGCTGGAGGGTGGGAGGCACATGGCTCACGCATCTGCACTGTCCCAGGTAAAAGTCAGCcaactaggctgggtgtggtggctcatgcctgtaatcccagcaccttgggaggccgaggcaggtggatcacctgacatcaggagtttgagaccagcctgaccaacatggagaaatcccgtctctattaaaaatacaaaattagcctggcatggtggtgcatgcctgtaatcccagctactcgggaggccgaagcaagagaatcgcttgaaccagggaggcggaggttgcggtgagccaagatcatgccattgcactcctgcctgggcaataagtgcaaaactccgtctcagaaaaagaaaaaaaaaaaaaacccaactgcCGGACACGGAGGGAGGCCACTGAGGGAGGCCACGGAGGGAGGCCAGCTCAATCCAGATCTACCTAGCCCAGCCTCCCCCGCCACCCTCACTGCTGAGCCCAGCCCCAAATGCCAGCCTGCAGAAGCATGAGCTAAATAAAGTTGATGTTGTAACTCTCTACATTTCAGGgtcatttgttacacagcaaacattaatgaatacataaatggCACTTGGTATTTGCAAGAGGCTGGAATATGCACTTTATATGTATTGTCTCAATAAATTCCAATATCTGCCCTACCGGGTAAACACTGTTATAACCcacaagaggaaactgaggctcagagaattaagcaacttgctcaagtcCATACTGCCAGTGAGTGGCAGAGTCAGAAATCAAAGCCAACACCACCAGATTCCAGAGTCCCTGAGAAAGCAAGGACCCTCAGACCTTCTCTTCTAGACAGGACCTGTATCCCCCGTTTCTCCTTCCTAGAGAACTCCAATCTTGCTCAGGCAAaccccacccactcacccacagGACCATGGCCTTGGGGAAGCTGACTCCACCCCTGGCTCAGGGGTGGGATACATTTCAGGCCAACAAGAACCCGGAAGGGATTTGCTGGTGCTGTGGGGGCAGTTTCCTATGCTTAAGAGGAAGACATTGAAAGCCTGTCACCCTCTCCGTCCTCCTCTCCTTCTGGCCTCTAGCCCTGGTACTGGCACCTCCCCAGGGAATGACACAGTGATGATGACCCAAGGGTCATTCTCCCaaggggagggaaaaaaacaggaaactgACCCCAGAGGAGCCCACCCCAGGCTGGGATTGCCAAGGGGAAGGGCGGGAAAGCCTCTGGTCTCCTGATGACCTCCTTCGGCTTCTGCCTCTGTCTGCCCTGCAACCCTCCTGACTGTCCATTTGCCATTCCAGAAGCCAATGAATGTCCTTAACAGCCCAGGTGTTCTGGACCACACTTCTTCCTGTATGCAGTCCCACATATCCTCACCCACGCCCGCTCCTACCTGAGCATCCTGGATTATTATAGCCACGAGGTGGCTGCGGGCTGGGTTGGGAATCTGGTCCCACCATGCTTTCTTGatcctgaaaaacaaaaggaaaaggtgTTGATCTCTGAATTACTGACAGGTGAATGCTCCTCCCATAAGAACGGTCGTTATCACCAATATTTATTTGGCGTCAGAAATCAGGCTGGTTAGTTTCTGGAGGTCAAACCACTGACTCCTTACTCTAATGTGGTGACATGGATTCTATTGCTAACCCTGTTCTACAGATGAGGAGAGTGAGGCCCAAGAAGGTGGAGTGACAGCTGgtaggtggcagagccaggttcACACTCCTGCATTCTGTTACCCAGAGCAGAGTTCCTGATGAGGCCACCTGTGTCCTCAGTGGGAACGAGACCCCAAGGCATTAGGAAAGACTCAAACTGCAGAGAGAGGATTCTAGGTTCCCCTCAACAATCCCTTTTTCAGAGCAGCTGAGGGCAAATGACCAGGGAGTGCCCTGGGATGGGCTGGGAAGCTGGGGGATCTACGGAGAAACAccccccttctctcttcctggcCTGCCTGGGGCCATGGTGCATCATCCCTGCGAGGTAAGATCCTCAGACCGCTTCTGAATTAGCCTCTGCCCACGGTTTCAGTCAACacgtatttattgagcaccttctatgTTTGactcactgtgcccggccccgaGGCCACAACAGTGAACGAAACAAAGATGCCTGCCTTGGTGAAACTGACCTTCAAGAGGGACAGATGGATGATAAATGGAGGCAGAAATGCTtatatgaggccaggcatggtggctcacgcctgtaatcccagcattttgggaggccgaggcaggtggatcacctgaagttcgacaccagcctggccaacatagtgaaaccccgtctctactaaaaatacaaaacttagccaggcatggtggcacgcacttgtaatcctagctactcaggaggctgagggaggagaatcccttgaacccaggaggcagaggttgcagtgagccgagatcacgccactgcactccagcctgggtgacagagtgagactccatctcaaaaaaaagagaaagaaagaaagaaatgcttataTGAGGTCAATCTTCATGGCAATAAGTGCCATGAATAAAGATAAAGGggtagaagttcaagaccagcctgggctacataagTGACAGccagtctctacaaaatgtaagaaaattggccaggcacaatggctcatgcctgtaatcccagcaccttgggaggctgaggcaggtggatcacttgaggtcaggaattcaagaccatcctggccaacatggtgaaaccccatctctactaaaaatggtagtgtggtagtgcatgcctgtaatcccagctacttggaaggctaaggcaggataattgcttgaacccaggaggcagaggttgcagtgagttgagatcacaccgctgcactccagcttggcctttgagactccatctcaaaaaataaaataaaataaaataataaaataaaaaataaaataaaataaagaaaattagccaggcctggtgacacacgcctgttgtcccagctactctggaagttgaaatgggaggatcactttagcccaggaattggaggctgcagtgagccataaccatgccactgcactccagcctgggtaacagagtgagaccctgtctacaaaacagaacaaaacaagaaaccaaagacaaagaacagCAAAGAGGCTGGCATGCTGGGATATGGTGATGGGGAGTGGGAAGAGGTACAggtgatggggaaactgaggctcagagcaagGCAATCAGCCCAAGGTTGCCTGGAGGCATCAGTGACAAGATATGGAGGAGAATTTGCATTCCCTGCCTACCTAGTGTGTGCTGGGCCAAGAGCGGGCACTTTCATCAATCATGTGAATAATCCTCAGCCACCTCTAATCCTGACTTGGTGAGGTTGAGCTTGCTAGTCCCATTTCAGAGACGGGAGGACTGAGGCTCTGAGACACCACGATTCCAAGGGCTGGCAAGAGCTCTCTGGAAACAATGCTCCTTCCACCACCACCTACCAGTCACTCGCCCCTCATCTCATCCCTCAGCCTTTACTGTGATTCGGCCTCTTCTGGCTGATGAAATACGTTCTCACCATCACTCTCAATCTGCAAAGCAGGAACCCCAGGCTCAGGGGTTTCAGCAACTTGTCAGCCACCAGCTACTGAGCTCCaaggccaggattcaaacccaggtctcctgactccatCAGGGCAATCGTCGCAAATTCCTCTGGCTCCTACCACATACCCCCAAATGGCCCCAATTGCCCAGGCAGCCAGTGTCGTAAGGGGATGTGGGATGACTCTTATCTTGCTTGTCCCTGGGCAGCTCATTCTCCCCAGTCAGGGCCCCCCTCAGATTTTCCCTCCTTGGAGAGCCTTATCCTGGTCCTCCCTTGCAAAGAGCACCCCAGAAGATCTCTGACCTGCACCCTGGTCTAGTGCATTCAGAGTGTGGGTCACTATGGAAAACCATCTGTTCATCATTGATATGTATTCTGTCTCCCCGCTAAGATGCCGGTTTTAGAAATGTGGtgtcctggctgggcgcagtggctcaggtctgtaatcccagcactttgggaggctgaggcgggcagatcacgaggtcaagagttcaagaccagcctgaccaacatggtgaaatcccgtctctactaaaaatacaaaaaattagccaggcatggtggcgtgcacctgtaatcccagctactcaggaggctgaggcagaagaattgcttgaacccgggaggcggaggttgctgttagccgagatcgcgccactgcaccagcctgggcaacagagcgagaccccatctcaaaaaaaaaaaacaaaaacaaaaagctggggTCCTTGTTGATCTCGTTCTCAGCTCCACTCTCAAGGTGTgtagtagctgctcaataaatatgtattattgaaTGAGAGGACTGCAAAGGGGCAGATTGGAGGGGCAAGTCCCTGCCACCCTGCACTCCAGAGGGACCGCTCGGCGGCACTGGGCCCAGGACTCACTTGGTGATGCCGACATAGCACAACACGCAGATGACCAGGATGACACTGCATAAGATGCCGACATCCTGCAGGAGGCGCTGCTCGAAGGGCTCCCTGTAGGCTGGAATTGGGAGGGGAAGCCATGAGCTGGAGTCAGCCATGGTACAGCCCGGGCTCCACTTCTCAGAACTGGAGACCCAGGGTCAAGACCCTCCTCCGAGACCCTCCACGATCTGGCCGCCGACCAACCCTCCACCTCATCTCCCCCCACTCTCCCTCTTGCACATCGAGTCCTCGTCACACCGGCCGCCTCATTGCCCCCTGCTCCTCCAAAGCTCAGTGCCACCTCCAGATCTTGAACTTGCTGCTCTTTCTTTCTGGAAGCACAGAAGTCAAATGCACCGACCTAGAAGCCAGATGGCTCCGTGCTGTGTGACGCAGGACAAGTCCCttaccttctctgtgcctcagcatcctcatctgtACTATGAGGCTAATGACAGAACTTATCGTGCAGGGCTGTTGCGAGGATTGCATGATGAATCAATAGATAATGCACTCAGAACAGAGTGGCCTGTCCATACCATTAGCTGCCTTCATCTCAACATGGTTGACTCCTCCTTGTTCACTTTCATCGTCACATTCTCTGAAAAGTCTTCCCTGACACCCTCCCTACGGTTGCCCTCCCATCGCTCCATCCCCttcctctgcttttattttcttcccaacaCTCACTGTCATCCGGATCCGTgcgatttctttctttctttatgtgtCTGCTTTTTGTCTCTCCCCTCCAGAATGTCAGCTCCACAAGAGTGGGGATTTCTGTCTGCTTTGTTCATCGCTGATTCCCCAGTGTCTAGCGCAGGGCTAGCCATGTAGGATGAACTCAGTAACTATTTGCTGAAATAATTGATGAGGGTCCTACACATCGTATCTGTTTCATACAAGCTAATTCCCTTCCCCAGGTCAATGGCAGAGAAGAATCGATTCAAAACTTTCCCAAGCACCTGGTTCTGTGCTGGGCTCTGGAGATACAGCCATGGAGACCCTGCCTACGGAGCTCACAGCCCAGGGCGGGAGACACGTGGCTCAACTGATATCCACAGTGCAGGATGAGCAATGCTGAGAGGGCTGTGCGGTGGCAGGGTCGGGGTACTGCCAGTCGCCACTGCATCCACCACGTTGAAGAATCTTCTTTCATCGAGTTTTCACAACAGCCCTTACTCCTCCCAttatacagatggggaaactgaagcagtCTTCTTCACTCAACagctttttcctctctcccttgtcAGGGAGCCATGACCACCCTAAGGCTTGGGCCAATCACGATTATCCTGTTCCCTTTTCCAGGCATTGGAGTTCCCAGTCTTCCTTGCAATGAGCAAGTAACACTAACCATGTAACATGTAACAGTCCTGGCCAATGAGAAGTAAGGGGAATTTTGCTAGGGAAGCTTCTAGAAAGATGTTTGCTTCCCGATGAAAAAAGAGAGATACACAAGGTACACTCTCTCGTAGcagcctttcctttccttcctgctttATGTAAGGCAGTGTGCAACGGCCAACCTGAGGGCATGGGTGGCAAGTCTAAGGATAAAATGCCACTGTGTGAAGGATGGCAGAAGGGAAGAGATATCACTTGGTTGCTGTACAAACCCCAGTAGGTCCATTTGTAAGATTTCATTTTATGTGAGACAATCAATATTTCTACTGCAAAAGACCTGTGGGATACCTCACTGAAATGAGTTGTTTCTGGGATGTAGGTTTCAAGTG contains:
- the IL4R gene encoding interleukin-4 receptor subunit alpha isoform X1, which codes for MGWLCSGLLFPVSCVVLLQVASSGCSCVSPGSMKVLQEPTCVSDYMSISTCEWKMGGPTNCSAELRLLYQLVFQSSETHTCVPENNGGVGCVCHLLMYDVVSMDNYTLDLWAGQQLLWKGSFKPSEHVKPRAPGNLTVYTNVSDTVLLTWSNPYPPDNYLYNDLTYAVNIWSENDPADEGKGGKVRAGRGHVHPLERAFVYTSKCSRIHNVTYLKPTLRIPARTLKSGISYRARVRAWAQHYNTTWSEWSPSTKWYNSYREPFEQRLLQDVGILCSVILVICVLCYVGITKIKKAWWDQIPNPARSHLVAIIIQDAQESQWEKRSRGQEAAKCPYWKNCLTKLLPCFLEHNMKRDEDPHKAVKDLPFRGSGKSAWCPVEISKTVLWPESISVVRCVELFEAPVECKEEEEVEEEKESFCASSESNRDDFQEGREGIVARLTESLFLDLLGGENGGFCQQDMGELCLLPPLGSTSAHVPWDEFPSAGPKEVPPWGKEQPLHQEPSPPASPTQSPDNPTCTEMPLVISSNPAYRSFSNSLSQSPCPRELGPDPLLARHLEEVDPEMPCAPQLSEPTTVAPAEPETWEQILRRNVLQHGAAAAPASAPTSGYREFVHAVQQGGIQASAVAGLGPPGEAGYKAFSSLLASSAVSPGECGFGASSGEEGYKPFQDLTPGCPGDPAPVPVPLFTFGLDREPPHSPQSSHLPSSSPEHLGLEPGEKVEDMQKPPLPPEQATDPLGDSLGSGIVYSALTCHLCGHLKQCHGQEDGGQAPVVASPCCGCCCGDRSSPPTTPLRAPDPSLGGVPLEASLRPASLAPSGISEKSKSSLCFHPAPGSAQSSSQTPQIVNFVSVGPTCMRVS
- the IL4R gene encoding interleukin-4 receptor subunit alpha isoform X2, with translation MGWLCSGLLFPVSCVVLLQVASSGSMKVLQEPTCVSDYMSISTCEWKMGGPTNCSAELRLLYQLVFQSSETHTCVPENNGGVGCVCHLLMYDVVSMDNYTLDLWAGQQLLWKGSFKPSEHVKPRAPGNLTVYTNVSDTVLLTWSNPYPPDNYLYNDLTYAVNIWSENDPADEGKGGKVRAGRGHVHPLERAFVYTSKCSRIHNVTYLKPTLRIPARTLKSGISYRARVRAWAQHYNTTWSEWSPSTKWYNSYREPFEQRLLQDVGILCSVILVICVLCYVGITKIKKAWWDQIPNPARSHLVAIIIQDAQESQWEKRSRGQEAAKCPYWKNCLTKLLPCFLEHNMKRDEDPHKAVKDLPFRGSGKSAWCPVEISKTVLWPESISVVRCVELFEAPVECKEEEEVEEEKESFCASSESNRDDFQEGREGIVARLTESLFLDLLGGENGGFCQQDMGELCLLPPLGSTSAHVPWDEFPSAGPKEVPPWGKEQPLHQEPSPPASPTQSPDNPTCTEMPLVISSNPAYRSFSNSLSQSPCPRELGPDPLLARHLEEVDPEMPCAPQLSEPTTVAPAEPETWEQILRRNVLQHGAAAAPASAPTSGYREFVHAVQQGGIQASAVAGLGPPGEAGYKAFSSLLASSAVSPGECGFGASSGEEGYKPFQDLTPGCPGDPAPVPVPLFTFGLDREPPHSPQSSHLPSSSPEHLGLEPGEKVEDMQKPPLPPEQATDPLGDSLGSGIVYSALTCHLCGHLKQCHGQEDGGQAPVVASPCCGCCCGDRSSPPTTPLRAPDPSLGGVPLEASLRPASLAPSGISEKSKSSLCFHPAPGSAQSSSQTPQIVNFVSVGPTCMRVS
- the IL4R gene encoding interleukin-4 receptor subunit alpha isoform X4, with the translated sequence MGWLCSGLLFPVSCVVLLQVASSGSMKVLQEPTCVSDYMSISTCEWKMGGPTNCSAELRLLYQLVFQSSETHTCVPENNGGVGCVCHLLMYDVVSMDNYTLDLWAGQQLLWKGSFKPSEHVKPRAPGNLTVYTNVSDTVLLTWSNPYPPDNYLYNDLTYAVNIWSENDPADSRIHNVTYLKPTLRIPARTLKSGISYRARVRAWAQHYNTTWSEWSPSTKWYNSYREPFEQRLLQDVGILCSVILVICVLCYVGITKIKKAWWDQIPNPARSHLVAIIIQDAQESQWEKRSRGQEAAKCPYWKNCLTKLLPCFLEHNMKRDEDPHKAVKDLPFRGSGKSAWCPVEISKTVLWPESISVVRCVELFEAPVECKEEEEVEEEKESFCASSESNRDDFQEGREGIVARLTESLFLDLLGGENGGFCQQDMGELCLLPPLGSTSAHVPWDEFPSAGPKEVPPWGKEQPLHQEPSPPASPTQSPDNPTCTEMPLVISSNPAYRSFSNSLSQSPCPRELGPDPLLARHLEEVDPEMPCAPQLSEPTTVAPAEPETWEQILRRNVLQHGAAAAPASAPTSGYREFVHAVQQGGIQASAVAGLGPPGEAGYKAFSSLLASSAVSPGECGFGASSGEEGYKPFQDLTPGCPGDPAPVPVPLFTFGLDREPPHSPQSSHLPSSSPEHLGLEPGEKVEDMQKPPLPPEQATDPLGDSLGSGIVYSALTCHLCGHLKQCHGQEDGGQAPVVASPCCGCCCGDRSSPPTTPLRAPDPSLGGVPLEASLRPASLAPSGISEKSKSSLCFHPAPGSAQSSSQTPQIVNFVSVGPTCMRVS